A genome region from Stenotrophomonas maltophilia includes the following:
- a CDS encoding ArnT family glycosyltransferase, whose amino-acid sequence MLKTHASRQTWLFVVVALLVLGAGLGLRDPWPSDEPRFALVARQMVDSGYWLFPHRGTELYSDKPPMLMWWQASLYGLVGHWRVAFLLPSLLAALGTLWCVVDLGRRLWTRQVGLYAGWALLFALQFTFQAKKAQIDPLLVLFITLANYGLLRHLLLGPAWRWWWLGWFFAGIGVITKGVGMLALLMIVPAAIAAALHWPRVSLHARDGRFWLAPLAFLLAVSLWLAPMLLAALGTGSDEYRAYINDILVRQTARRYTQSWDHHQPWWYFFGVMPAMWIPAFLALPWAIPAWRRRLCRRDPRYLLPLAWWVLVVLFFSIPQGKRDVYILPALPMFCLALAPLLPGLLKRRDVQAVLGGFAALLALGLSLVGALALLGDPRFEVNLAHGRGLPPGATDALAWTILAMGLWGGLSLVVAGWRRSHLALVSTLAVAWVLYGLLGYPLLNDSSSARGLMRDVGTRLGPDAELGLVAWKEQNLLMADRRAATFGFENRWHEQLQAAVRWQRLSPLHRWLLVNDDAMQGCIDRSQAEMAGISNRRRWWLVPATAVSGACVPDLKELEREYRLQGPPDAD is encoded by the coding sequence ATGCTGAAAACCCACGCGTCGCGCCAGACGTGGTTGTTCGTGGTGGTGGCCCTGCTGGTGCTGGGGGCCGGTCTCGGTCTCCGCGATCCGTGGCCCTCTGACGAGCCACGCTTCGCGCTGGTGGCCCGGCAGATGGTCGACAGCGGTTACTGGTTGTTCCCGCATCGCGGAACCGAGCTGTATTCGGACAAGCCGCCGATGCTGATGTGGTGGCAGGCCTCGCTGTACGGCCTGGTTGGCCACTGGCGCGTGGCCTTCCTGCTGCCCTCGCTGCTGGCCGCACTGGGTACGCTGTGGTGCGTGGTCGACCTCGGGCGCCGGCTGTGGACGCGCCAGGTCGGGCTCTACGCCGGATGGGCACTGCTGTTCGCGCTGCAGTTCACCTTCCAGGCGAAGAAGGCGCAGATCGATCCGCTGCTGGTGCTGTTCATCACCCTGGCCAACTATGGCCTGCTGCGCCACCTGCTGCTGGGCCCGGCCTGGCGCTGGTGGTGGCTGGGCTGGTTCTTTGCCGGTATCGGGGTGATCACCAAGGGCGTGGGCATGCTGGCGCTGCTGATGATCGTGCCGGCGGCCATCGCTGCAGCCCTGCACTGGCCCCGTGTTTCCCTGCACGCGCGCGATGGCCGCTTCTGGCTGGCACCGCTGGCCTTCCTGCTGGCGGTATCGCTGTGGCTGGCGCCGATGCTGCTGGCCGCGCTGGGCACCGGGTCGGACGAGTACCGTGCCTACATCAACGACATCCTGGTGCGGCAGACGGCCCGCCGCTACACGCAGTCCTGGGACCATCACCAGCCGTGGTGGTACTTCTTCGGTGTCATGCCAGCGATGTGGATACCGGCGTTCCTGGCGCTGCCATGGGCGATCCCGGCGTGGCGCCGGCGCCTGTGCCGCCGCGATCCACGCTACCTGCTGCCGCTGGCCTGGTGGGTGCTGGTCGTGCTGTTCTTCTCGATTCCCCAGGGCAAGCGTGATGTCTACATCCTGCCGGCGCTGCCGATGTTCTGCCTGGCGCTGGCACCGCTGCTGCCCGGGTTGCTGAAGCGACGGGATGTGCAGGCGGTACTGGGAGGGTTTGCCGCGTTGCTGGCACTGGGATTGAGCCTGGTCGGGGCGCTCGCGTTGCTGGGTGATCCGCGCTTCGAGGTGAACCTTGCCCATGGACGTGGACTGCCGCCCGGCGCCACCGATGCATTGGCGTGGACGATCCTTGCGATGGGGCTCTGGGGTGGCTTGAGCCTGGTGGTGGCTGGCTGGCGTCGAAGCCATCTGGCGCTGGTATCGACCCTGGCCGTGGCCTGGGTGCTCTACGGCCTGCTCGGCTACCCGTTGCTGAATGATTCAAGCTCCGCGCGTGGTCTGATGCGTGACGTCGGCACGCGTCTCGGGCCAGACGCGGAGCTGGGGCTGGTGGCCTGGAAGGAACAGAATCTGCTGATGGCGGACCGCCGCGCGGCAACCTTTGGATTCGAGAACCGCTGGCATGAACAGCTGCAGGCGGCCGTGCGCTGGCAGCGCTTGTCCCCCCTGCATCGCTGGTTGCTGGTGAATGACGATGCGATGCAGGGGTGCATTGATCGTTCGCAGGCGGAGATGGCCGGCATATCCAACCGCCGTCGCTGGTGGCTTGTTCCCGCCACGGCGGTGTCCGGGGCCTGCGTGCCTGACCTGAAGGAGCTGGAGCGCGAGTACCGGCTGCAGGGGCCACCGGATGCGGACTGA
- the dprA gene encoding DNA-processing protein DprA — translation MTRQMDEALLRLVMAGGALAPRRALLQAAGNAEIAIAQGAANWRAHGCTPEQCAALERPDARAWTAARHWLEDDDHHLLSFADAAFPPPLLDVPNPPLALFVAGDPSVAWRPSVALVGSRSPTPGGRALAARFASCFVEAGLAVTSGLATGIDAAAHLATLEAGGCTVAVIGTGPDRAYPDSHQRLQGRIAAEGAVLSEYLPGTPARPGHFPARNRLVAGLALATVVVEAAQRSGALITARLAAEAGREVCALPGSVLNPRAAGCHRLIREGAALVERPEEVLELLAPALRQQLPGLQSRLDAPTEQGPPALLPARWADDPDYQRLWRALDHNPTSMDSLITRCGLTAPQVSSMLLAMELAGIVVCVHGRYCRTP, via the coding sequence ATGACCAGACAGATGGATGAGGCGCTGCTGCGCCTGGTGATGGCAGGCGGCGCGCTGGCGCCACGGCGGGCCCTGCTGCAGGCCGCGGGCAACGCAGAGATTGCGATCGCGCAGGGCGCCGCGAACTGGCGCGCACACGGTTGCACGCCAGAGCAGTGCGCTGCACTGGAACGCCCCGACGCCCGCGCCTGGACCGCGGCACGGCACTGGCTGGAAGACGACGACCACCATCTGCTGTCCTTTGCCGACGCGGCCTTTCCGCCGCCCCTGCTGGACGTCCCGAACCCGCCGCTGGCGCTGTTCGTGGCGGGCGATCCAAGCGTGGCCTGGCGCCCCTCGGTGGCGCTGGTCGGCAGCCGCTCGCCAACCCCGGGAGGACGCGCGCTGGCCGCGCGCTTTGCCAGCTGCTTCGTCGAGGCCGGACTGGCCGTAACCAGTGGCCTGGCGACCGGCATCGACGCCGCCGCCCACCTGGCCACGCTGGAGGCAGGCGGCTGCACCGTAGCGGTGATCGGGACCGGCCCTGATCGGGCCTATCCGGACAGCCACCAACGGTTGCAGGGGCGGATCGCCGCCGAGGGCGCGGTGCTGAGCGAGTACCTGCCGGGCACACCGGCACGCCCGGGCCACTTCCCCGCGCGCAACCGGCTGGTGGCCGGGCTGGCGCTGGCGACGGTGGTGGTCGAGGCCGCGCAACGCTCCGGCGCCCTGATCACCGCACGGCTGGCTGCCGAGGCCGGCCGCGAGGTCTGCGCCCTGCCCGGCTCGGTACTCAACCCACGCGCAGCGGGCTGCCACCGGCTGATCCGCGAGGGCGCCGCACTGGTCGAGCGCCCCGAGGAAGTGCTGGAACTGCTGGCCCCTGCCCTTCGCCAGCAGCTGCCGGGCTTGCAATCACGTCTGGATGCCCCCACTGAACAGGGACCGCCGGCGCTCCTGCCGGCGCGCTGGGCCGACGACCCTGACTACCAGCGCTTGTGGCGGGCCCTGGACCACAACCCAACCAGTATGGATTCACTGATCACGCGCTGTGGATTGACGGCGCCCCAGGTGTCCTCCATGCTGCTGGCCATGGAACTGGCGGGAATCGTGGTGTGCGTACACGGCCGCTACTGTCGAACTCCCTAG
- the rsmB gene encoding 16S rRNA (cytosine(967)-C(5))-methyltransferase RsmB codes for MSKQNDFSVAKAAPGAATRMLAARVLAQVFTRGRSLKAELAWALPKLADSRDRALLEALCFAVLRRRSTYDAALQAWMQKPLSARDADLRTLLMVGFAQLDVLELPAHAALSATVDAARALGRERQAGLVNAILRRAQREGFPEQPARDAFPEWLADAIERDWPTQAEAIFSASLQPAPLWLRANRQHGGRDKALATLAEAGIAAEATALCADALRLAAPVAVNQLPGFGDGALSVQDLSAQCAADALAPATGARVLDACAAPGGKSAHLLERDPSLRLLALDIDARRLARARDTYTRTGVGEHAQTLVADASDPGAWWDGVPFDAILLDAPCSATGVIRRQPDVMFHRRAEDIDALVGVQARLLEACWSMLRPGGVLLYATCSILRAENIDQVRAFLKWHPDAVAQPLGDAFGVDCEGVARQRLPGDNDADGFFYARLIKAG; via the coding sequence GTGTCCAAGCAGAACGATTTCTCCGTCGCCAAGGCGGCACCGGGCGCGGCCACGCGCATGCTGGCCGCACGCGTGCTGGCACAGGTGTTCACCCGTGGCCGTTCGCTGAAGGCCGAACTGGCCTGGGCACTGCCGAAGCTGGCCGACAGCCGCGACCGTGCGCTGCTGGAAGCCCTGTGTTTCGCTGTGCTGCGCCGTCGCAGCACGTATGACGCGGCCTTGCAGGCCTGGATGCAGAAGCCGCTTTCGGCGCGTGATGCCGACCTGCGTACGTTGCTCATGGTCGGCTTCGCCCAGCTGGACGTACTCGAACTGCCTGCGCACGCGGCGCTTTCGGCCACGGTCGATGCGGCGCGCGCGCTGGGCCGTGAGCGCCAGGCCGGCCTGGTCAACGCGATCCTGCGCCGCGCCCAGCGCGAGGGATTCCCCGAACAGCCTGCGCGCGACGCCTTCCCGGAATGGTTGGCTGATGCGATCGAACGCGATTGGCCGACGCAGGCCGAGGCGATCTTCAGCGCCAGCCTGCAACCCGCGCCGTTGTGGCTGCGTGCCAACCGCCAGCACGGTGGTCGCGACAAGGCCCTGGCGACGCTGGCCGAGGCCGGCATTGCCGCTGAAGCCACTGCACTGTGTGCCGATGCGTTGCGCCTGGCGGCCCCCGTTGCCGTGAACCAGCTGCCGGGCTTCGGCGACGGTGCACTGTCGGTGCAGGACCTGTCGGCGCAATGCGCGGCCGATGCGCTGGCGCCCGCGACCGGTGCCCGCGTGCTGGATGCCTGCGCGGCACCCGGCGGCAAGTCGGCGCATCTGCTGGAGCGTGACCCGAGCCTGCGCCTGCTGGCGCTGGATATCGACGCGCGCCGGCTGGCCCGTGCGCGCGACACCTACACCCGCACCGGTGTGGGCGAACATGCGCAGACCCTGGTCGCCGATGCCAGCGATCCCGGCGCGTGGTGGGACGGCGTGCCGTTCGACGCGATCCTGCTGGATGCGCCGTGTTCGGCCACCGGCGTGATCCGCCGCCAGCCGGATGTGATGTTCCACCGTCGCGCCGAAGACATCGATGCACTGGTGGGCGTGCAGGCGCGCCTGCTGGAGGCCTGCTGGTCGATGCTGCGCCCGGGCGGCGTGCTGCTGTATGCCACCTGCTCGATCCTGCGCGCCGAAAACATCGACCAGGTGCGCGCGTTCCTGAAGTGGCATCCGGACGCCGTGGCACAGCCTCTGGGTGACGCATTCGGCGTGGATTGCGAGGGCGTGGCACGCCAGCGGCTGCCCGGTGACAACGATGCTGACGGTTTCTTCTACGCGCGTCTGATAAAAGCAGGCTGA
- a CDS encoding RDD family protein yields MTEWYYAEGQQRQGPLPVQEIRQRFQRGQLNLDTLVWREGMDQWAALRQVVDELGLQTLADASTATGSGGFDLRNDYAAIDNGTAPLPGTGALSSSPYSAPAALGAGGHVQPVVGGEVVYAGFWKRVAAYVIDYFVLVIPGSIIGVILGVILGAGMGAVGSDESAIEIVAQLASALINFAIGMAYYTWFHASKGGATLGKMAVGIKVVRGNGERLTKARAFGRYWAMLLSSFTLGIGFLMAAFTERKQGLHDMICDTLVVDRWAYTDQPHLQRRELGTVTVLVLVLTGLLSLAGLALLVFAVGFIAKMAS; encoded by the coding sequence ATGACTGAGTGGTATTACGCCGAAGGACAGCAGCGCCAGGGCCCGCTGCCGGTGCAGGAAATCCGCCAGCGCTTCCAGCGCGGCCAGTTGAACCTGGACACCCTGGTCTGGCGCGAAGGCATGGACCAGTGGGCGGCGCTGCGCCAGGTGGTCGACGAGCTCGGGCTGCAGACCCTGGCCGATGCAAGTACCGCCACCGGCAGTGGCGGTTTCGACCTGCGCAACGACTATGCGGCCATCGACAACGGTACCGCGCCGCTGCCCGGCACCGGTGCCCTCAGCAGCTCACCCTACAGCGCCCCGGCAGCGCTCGGTGCCGGCGGCCATGTGCAGCCGGTGGTCGGCGGCGAAGTCGTCTATGCGGGCTTCTGGAAGCGCGTGGCAGCCTACGTGATCGACTACTTCGTGCTGGTCATCCCCGGCAGCATCATCGGCGTCATTCTCGGGGTGATCCTCGGCGCCGGCATGGGTGCGGTGGGCAGTGACGAGTCGGCCATCGAGATCGTGGCGCAGCTGGCCAGCGCACTGATCAACTTCGCCATCGGCATGGCGTACTACACCTGGTTCCATGCCTCGAAGGGCGGCGCCACGCTGGGCAAGATGGCGGTGGGCATCAAGGTCGTGCGCGGCAACGGCGAGCGCCTGACCAAGGCCCGCGCGTTCGGTCGTTACTGGGCCATGCTGCTGAGCAGCTTCACCCTCGGCATCGGTTTCCTGATGGCGGCCTTCACCGAGCGCAAGCAGGGCCTGCACGACATGATCTGCGACACCCTGGTGGTCGACCGCTGGGCCTACACCGACCAGCCCCACTTGCAGCGCCGCGAGCTGGGCACCGTCACCGTGCTGGTGCTGGTGTTGACCGGCCTGCTGTCGCTGGCGGGCCTGGCGCTGCTGGTGTTCGCGGTCGGCTTCATCGCCAAGATGGCCTCCTGA
- the def gene encoding peptide deformylase, with product MALLPILEFPDPRLRTKAALIEAAEVTTPAFQELIDNMFLTMYDAPGIGLAATQVDVHKRFMVIDVSEEKNEPHVFINPEIVAKDGGRVYQEGCLSVPGIFADVTRADTITVKYLDRNGQEQQMEAGEVLATCIQHEMDHLDGKLFIDYLSPLKREMVRKKLAKQRKHVA from the coding sequence ATGGCCCTTCTCCCCATTCTCGAGTTCCCCGATCCGCGCCTGCGTACCAAGGCCGCGTTGATCGAAGCTGCCGAAGTCACCACGCCGGCCTTCCAGGAACTGATCGACAACATGTTCCTGACCATGTACGACGCCCCGGGCATCGGCCTGGCCGCCACCCAGGTGGACGTGCACAAGCGCTTCATGGTCATCGACGTCAGCGAAGAAAAGAATGAACCGCATGTGTTCATCAACCCGGAAATCGTCGCCAAGGACGGGGGCCGGGTGTACCAGGAGGGCTGCCTGTCGGTCCCGGGCATCTTCGCCGACGTCACCCGTGCCGACACCATCACCGTGAAGTACCTGGACCGCAACGGCCAGGAACAGCAGATGGAAGCTGGCGAAGTGCTGGCCACCTGCATCCAGCACGAGATGGATCACCTGGACGGCAAGCTGTTCATCGATTATCTGTCGCCGCTCAAGCGCGAGATGGTGCGCAAGAAGCTGGCCAAGCAGCGCAAGCACGTGGCGTGA
- a CDS encoding LysM peptidoglycan-binding domain-containing protein, whose amino-acid sequence MLLRFRTVVAAAMLTVAAYATAVEVNGGHPDTYVVRKGDTLWDIAARFLQKPWLWPEIWQANPQIANPHLIYPGDVLSLAYLDRVTVAAQPGPRQEAPIDAIPLAQVEPFLKQLSVVDSIEQLPYVAGLEEERLRATSGHAVYVRLADAQVGQRWAVVRPTVRYAQPKPTEDLTANGDVTPGSGNLWRAYSAPNHRRGVLGYELAQVATGTITHVAGGKVEASTLVLDKNEGGREVRAGDRLVPIEARPYDLQFVPHVPAAGVEGVDVRVLAVTDMFTAGGPRDVIAISAGRTQGVDNGTVFSLWRPGRHVAHRMKYPNSSRTDDSLSTGAGRVSLPDEYAAHAMVFRTFDNVSYALVMQGVKPVRVGYNALHPDAK is encoded by the coding sequence ATGTTGCTTCGTTTTCGTACGGTCGTCGCCGCGGCGATGCTGACCGTGGCTGCCTATGCTACCGCCGTGGAAGTGAATGGCGGGCACCCGGACACCTATGTGGTCCGAAAAGGGGATACGTTGTGGGATATCGCCGCACGTTTCCTGCAGAAGCCGTGGCTGTGGCCGGAGATCTGGCAGGCCAATCCACAGATCGCCAACCCGCACCTGATCTATCCCGGTGACGTCCTGAGCCTGGCCTACCTGGACCGGGTGACCGTGGCGGCCCAGCCCGGCCCGCGCCAGGAGGCCCCGATCGACGCCATTCCGCTGGCCCAGGTCGAGCCGTTCCTGAAGCAGCTGAGCGTGGTCGACAGCATCGAGCAGCTGCCCTACGTGGCCGGCCTGGAAGAAGAACGCCTGCGCGCCACCAGCGGCCACGCCGTCTATGTGCGCCTGGCCGACGCCCAGGTGGGCCAGCGCTGGGCGGTCGTCCGCCCGACCGTGCGCTACGCCCAGCCCAAGCCGACCGAGGACCTGACCGCCAACGGCGACGTCACCCCGGGCAGCGGCAACCTGTGGCGCGCCTACAGCGCCCCCAACCACCGCCGCGGCGTGCTCGGCTATGAGCTGGCCCAGGTCGCCACCGGCACCATCACCCATGTCGCCGGCGGCAAGGTCGAGGCGTCCACCCTGGTGCTGGACAAGAACGAGGGCGGCCGCGAGGTGCGTGCCGGCGACCGCCTGGTGCCGATCGAGGCCAGGCCGTACGACCTGCAGTTCGTGCCCCATGTCCCCGCCGCCGGTGTCGAGGGCGTCGACGTACGCGTGCTGGCCGTCACCGACATGTTCACCGCCGGCGGCCCCCGCGACGTGATCGCGATCTCGGCGGGTCGCACGCAGGGCGTGGACAATGGAACCGTGTTCTCGCTGTGGCGCCCGGGCCGCCATGTGGCGCACCGCATGAAGTATCCGAACTCGTCGCGTACGGACGATTCGCTCAGCACCGGCGCCGGCCGGGTCTCGCTGCCGGACGAGTACGCGGCGCATGCCATGGTGTTCCGCACCTTCGACAACGTCAGCTACGCGCTGGTGATGCAGGGCGTGAAGCCGGTGCGCGTGGGGTACAACGCCCTGCACCCGGACGCGAAGTAG
- the fmt gene encoding methionyl-tRNA formyltransferase, which produces MRIVFAGTPEFAVSSLRAAARHHEVVAVYTQPDRPAGRGRGLAPSPVKLEAVARGIPVYQPESLKGEAAQQQLRELQPDLMVVVAYGLILPKAVLAIPTHGCWNVHASLLPRWRGAAPIQRAIQAGDAKTGVCLMQMEAGLDTGPVLLHQELPIAATDTGGQLHDKLAELGAQVLSDGLGLLRAGIKPIARPQPEQGVTYAHKLDKAEARLDWAQDAGALARTVRAFNPWPIAEATLAGERVRIHGAVALEADHGQAPGTVLAAGRDGIDIACGQGALRLRVLQREGGKAITAADYLNARRDLRVGA; this is translated from the coding sequence ATGAGGATTGTCTTTGCCGGTACGCCGGAATTCGCGGTGTCGTCGCTGCGCGCGGCCGCGCGCCACCATGAGGTCGTGGCGGTCTACACCCAGCCGGACCGCCCGGCCGGTCGTGGCCGTGGCCTGGCGCCTTCGCCGGTCAAGCTTGAGGCCGTGGCCCGTGGCATTCCGGTCTACCAGCCGGAGTCGCTGAAGGGCGAAGCCGCCCAGCAGCAGCTGCGCGAGCTGCAGCCGGACCTGATGGTGGTGGTGGCCTATGGCCTGATCCTGCCCAAGGCGGTGCTGGCCATCCCGACCCATGGTTGCTGGAACGTGCATGCCTCGCTGCTGCCGCGCTGGCGCGGCGCCGCGCCGATCCAGCGTGCGATCCAGGCCGGTGACGCGAAGACCGGCGTGTGCCTGATGCAGATGGAAGCGGGCCTGGATACCGGCCCGGTGCTGCTGCACCAGGAGCTTCCGATCGCGGCCACCGATACCGGCGGCCAGCTGCACGACAAGCTGGCCGAGCTGGGTGCCCAGGTGCTGTCCGACGGCCTGGGCCTGCTGCGCGCCGGCATCAAGCCGATCGCGCGGCCGCAGCCGGAACAGGGCGTGACCTACGCGCACAAGCTGGACAAGGCCGAAGCCAGGCTGGACTGGGCGCAGGACGCCGGCGCGCTGGCGCGTACCGTGCGCGCGTTCAATCCGTGGCCGATCGCCGAGGCGACGCTGGCCGGTGAACGGGTGCGCATCCATGGCGCGGTGGCGCTGGAGGCGGACCACGGCCAGGCACCGGGCACCGTGCTGGCCGCCGGCCGCGACGGCATCGACATTGCCTGTGGCCAGGGCGCGCTGCGCCTGCGCGTGCTGCAGCGTGAAGGCGGCAAGGCGATCACCGCTGCCGACTACCTCAACGCTCGCCGCGATCTGCGCGTGGGGGCATAA
- a CDS encoding pilin, translated as MSEWFHAEGNRQQGPLPAEQLVELFRNNQITLDTLVWRDGLPQWQPLRTVVDELGLIVPALDAAAPPVEPEPEPEPVAPPPPQPPVLPASTPYATSASATVLPAPKKKLSGCALTAIIGGGLLLVLVPILAILAAIALPAYNDYTVRSKVAGAVAALQPLKDQVQHFADDEGRCPGANDAGFPAPGDFANVGLSAVNIGRFNNGHCGIEATLAVPGKGIDGDLLWLEYDRDSGRWACSGESDDKYLPQSCRG; from the coding sequence GTGAGCGAGTGGTTCCATGCAGAAGGCAACCGGCAGCAAGGCCCGCTGCCGGCGGAACAGTTGGTCGAGTTGTTCCGCAACAACCAGATCACCCTGGACACCCTGGTCTGGCGCGACGGACTGCCGCAATGGCAGCCGTTGCGCACCGTCGTGGACGAACTCGGCCTGATCGTGCCGGCGCTGGACGCCGCCGCACCGCCGGTCGAACCCGAGCCGGAACCGGAACCCGTCGCACCGCCTCCGCCGCAGCCACCGGTACTGCCGGCGTCCACGCCCTACGCCACCAGTGCATCGGCCACCGTCCTGCCGGCACCGAAAAAGAAGCTGTCCGGCTGTGCGCTGACCGCCATCATCGGTGGTGGCCTGCTGCTGGTGCTGGTGCCGATCCTGGCCATCCTCGCCGCGATCGCACTGCCGGCCTACAACGACTACACCGTGCGCAGCAAAGTCGCTGGCGCCGTGGCCGCGCTGCAGCCGCTGAAGGACCAGGTGCAGCATTTCGCCGATGACGAAGGCCGCTGCCCGGGCGCCAACGACGCCGGCTTCCCGGCCCCGGGCGACTTCGCCAACGTGGGTCTGTCGGCCGTGAACATCGGCCGCTTCAACAACGGCCACTGCGGCATCGAAGCAACGCTGGCGGTACCGGGCAAGGGCATCGACGGCGACCTGCTGTGGCTGGAATACGACCGTGACAGTGGCCGCTGGGCATGCAGCGGCGAAAGCGACGACAAGTACCTGCCGCAGTCGTGCCGCGGCTGA
- a CDS encoding DUF494 family protein has protein sequence MKESILDVLLYLFEHYFSEDADLIRDRDSLQNGLIQAGFSPTEINKAFDWLDALAAQRPSVAQARVDGPVRVYHGPELDKLDVECRGFLLYLEQHGILDADQRELVLDRAMALDQDELDLDDLKWVVLMVLFNQPGSEAAYAWMETQMFMDEPEPLH, from the coding sequence ATGAAAGAGAGCATCCTGGACGTACTGCTGTACCTGTTTGAACACTATTTCAGCGAAGACGCGGACCTGATCCGTGACCGCGATTCGCTCCAGAACGGCCTGATCCAGGCCGGTTTCAGCCCAACCGAGATCAACAAGGCGTTCGACTGGCTCGACGCCCTGGCCGCGCAGCGGCCGAGCGTGGCCCAGGCACGGGTCGATGGCCCCGTGCGCGTCTACCACGGCCCCGAGCTGGACAAGCTGGACGTGGAATGCCGCGGCTTCCTGCTGTACCTGGAACAGCACGGCATCCTCGACGCCGACCAGCGCGAGCTGGTGCTGGACCGGGCGATGGCCCTGGACCAGGACGAACTGGACCTGGACGACCTGAAATGGGTCGTGCTGATGGTGCTGTTCAACCAACCTGGCTCCGAAGCGGCCTATGCCTGGATGGAGACGCAGATGTTCATGGACGAGCCAGAACCCCTGCACTGA